CCAGCCGTCATCACTTCCCGTCCGCCGCAGCCTGCCGCCAGGAGGGGTAAGGTAAgctacccgccgccgccctcctcccacCCCATCTCCCCCCTGTCCGGCCGTCGTGCTCACTGCACTCCTTAGCCTTCCGATTCGGGTGCATTTCTTTGTTGGGTAGCCGCCTAGCCGGCTCGGTCTCGCTTCCGTGAAGCTGCCGGATCTGTTCTGTACTTCTGTTACGCGCCTGTTATTGTGCGGTTTGTTGGCCTGATTCGCAAGGTGTAGACCGCGATTGACAATCTCTTTAGCCTTGTGGGTTTCTTGTGTCTGTTCGTGGCAACATCTTCAGTGGTTAATTATGAGAAAGGTTCTGTGGAGAGTCCTTGGCCTCAGTACTCTTGTCGTCTGGTGTAGTAATGATACGTAGGGTGATGTTTATGTTTCCAGTATGCATGTCATGGTTGTTTGGGTGTTTGGGCATGCTATGATTGCCTAGCAACGGCCGTTTTGGATGCATTAAGGTCTAATCTGTTCTTGTCTAGGTATTGTGGTTTTATAATTACACTTGGTGACAAACTGCGACTGGGTTGAGATTGTAGTACTTAGTCTGCAGTTGTTGGTGCTATCCTGTGCTAATGCTAGACCGAGAACCGTTAATAGAATAGTTTTCATGTTATCGCCTAATAGAACATGTTTTTATTTCTATGGATTCGGTCCGTAATCCTTTGCTAAGCACCCACCTGACATTTCTCTCTATGCAGTCCAGGAGGTAGTTTTGAGAAGCGCAAAATGGCTCCTAAAGGTACACACCTGATATGAATATTTCTATGTGCCTCATTTTCATCAAGGAAGGTCATCTGATAAAAGTTGCTATAAGTTTGCTGCTGTTCTGTTCTTGTTTACTTGCATGTGTCTCCACTGTTTAATTGCATAATGTCTTAATTGGTGTTTTTAGATTGACCACTCTGGTATAACCACTATCTATTTGTTTTATATCCATGCCTTCACTAGAAACATGCAAATCGTCTCAAAAGGGACTGTATAAAATTAGTTGACTCTAATTGCTTCATTGTATTTTGCAAACAAAAGGGATCTCTAATGCTATTAAGTATCCATATATTGGTAGGATATTGTTGTTTAATATCTGTCTGTCATGCTTGATCACCATGCTTCTACTCATTAGCTGTTTCTATTTGATGATAGGCTTACTTCACTATGCATGAGCTAATGATGTTATGTAATTGTGTGACTTGATTAGCTGCTCCTGTGAAGAAGGATGCCAAGACCCAGGCCTTGAAGGTTGCCAAGGCTGTGAAGTCTGGGGCagtgaagaagaagaccaagaagatcAGGACGTCGGTGACATTTCACCGCCCCAAGACCCTGAAGAAGGCTAGGGACCCGAAGTACCCAAGAGTCAGCGCTCCTGGAAGGAACAAGCTTGATCAGTACCAAATCCTGAAGTATCCCCTTACCACGGAATCAGCAATGAAGAAGATCGAAGATAACAACACTCTGGTCTTCATCGTGGACCTCAAGGCGGACAAGAAGAAGATCAAGGCTGCTGTCAAGAAGATGTATGACATCCAGGCAAAGAAGGTCAATACCCTGATCAGGTTAGTACTTGGCTCCAGTGTTATTCAGATCTACATTGTTGATGTTGTGTTACTAAGTTCAAACATGTGTTGGTGTAGGCCTGATGGTAAGAAGAAGGCATATGTGAAGCTGACACCGGACTACGATGCTCTTGATGTGGCCAACAAAATCGGCATCATCTAAGGCTACTTTGTTAGGCATCTGTGTCCTAGTTCTATGTGAAACGAGAGTTTTGTAGCTATTCCTTATTTAGGGCCGCAGTGGCTCCATTACCTTGTCTTGATGCACACTTGAATTTGGTACCGTCCAAGTGACCAGTTGAGCTAATTTGAGCTTTGCACTTGCTTATACTATCAGTTACTTTATTAGCAATACCGTAAGGTTTCTTTACACCAGTAGTTTTCTGTGTCATTTGATATGCCTTGCTCTGAGCCTCTGATCATGACTGGATTGGGCTTGAGTTTCATGATGTGGATTCAACTAGTTTTAGTTGTCGCATCGCTTCAATCACCACTTCCTGTAATTTCCTCATCTGTTCTGGAGCAAGAATGTTCTGTTTGATGTGAGCTAATGCCAAATAGGCCATCGCTGCTTAATTTTTCTTGCTGTAAGtagcttgttttctttttcaaaaaaaagtagcTTCCCTGTTCCACGTTACAGCTGAATTTTGTGTAAACTTGCAAAGCCTTCACGTTTGTTTGGGTGCTAAGCGAGGTCACCTGAATCAAGCAATCCAAAGTGGCCGAGGGCATACTTGCACAACCCCAGCGCAAACTGCAACAGACTGGCCCCGGCGCCCTCACCCGCCACCTCTTCTCCGCGCTCGTGCCGCGCCCGAGCTTGCTCCGGCGTCCAGTCCACGGTTACCGTCACGTCGTCGCACCGCCTCccgtgcgccgcgcgcgccgccagcTCGCAGAACCGCGCCACGGCGTCACCGCATGCCGGCGGGAACCGCGCCCTCCCCACGACGCGCGCCACCGCGCTGGCCCGCCCTCCCGGGCCCATGGCCAGGAACTCCGCGACGCTCCCGGACTTGTTGGCCCTGAGCTCGCGGCGGTGGGCCTCGTGCTCGTgctcgaggacgacgacgaggtggaTGTGCAGCTGGTGCTCGTGGTGGTCCGCGACCAGTGTGCGCCGCCCCAGGGCGCGCAGGCGGATGGCGCCGTCGCAAGCAGAGGCCGCGAAGGCGAAGCTGTCCCCGGCGTCGTGGCGGACCACCAGGTCCTGTATGGACTCCATCgccgagagccgagagccgagagCTACTTTGGCTGCGCCGATGGAGCCTAACGCAACGTGAAAAAAGATTTAAGGATTTGCGAGAGATATATATGTGCCTAACGTTTCCTTGtcggatcatgacaccgagacGTCGAGCCGATTCCGTTTTGACCCTCTGATTCCCACGACCACGAGCAAATAATTTTTACTGCCTCCGCACCCGCTAATTTTACATGCATTTCAGTTTTCACTGTATTTCTAGCTACAAAAAATTTTGTCCCGCATCTACTAATTTCGCATATATTGTCTTCACTGTATTTCCAGTTTCGATGCGTTCTTGCAAAACTAAAGGGAAGCACCTCAATTTGGGCTTTCACTGGGCTGGGTCAGACCCAGACTCGGGCCTCCACCTCTTTCTGAAAGGCTGGTTATTTATTTATTAGAGAAAATAAAAGGTTAGCGTACTGAAAAGGCAAAATAGCCGAATTGATTCCTAAATAATCGTATTTGGCTCAATTTCATCCCTCACTATGAAAACGTCCAAATCCAAATTAATCCCTAAACTATCCAAATTAGCCAATTTTATTCATTTGCTCATGTGGCACGCCGCGTTGACTTGTCTCTTCACCGTTCGGTTAGCTTAGGGTTTCAACTGCTATTGTAATGACCATTTTACTCCGTCTTCATTTTGAACAAACCAACATCTCATTTATGCCAATTGGTCTATTCAAAACAAGATGCTGCTGACTGATCTGGTCTGTAGTAACTAGTTTGTTCAAAACGAGATACCGCTGGCTAGTTTGGTCTGTTCAAAAACGAGATGATGCTGATTTGTTCAAAATGAGAATGGATTAAAATGGTCATTTCAATAGAAATTGAAACTATAACATggcgtgccacatcagcaaatcaAATGGATGAAGTTGGGCCAATTTGGATAGTTAGTTTTTTTATGGGAACTTTCATTTCAATCACTCGTGCTGAATCATCAACGATAAAACAAGCAATGAAGTCCGGGATGGGTGCCACAACATGGTCCACATCCGGCTCACACTTACTCCCTAGAATTGCTAGCTCATGTGCAACTCTATTACAAGCACGAGACCGTTGCTGGACACGCCAAGAAATAAAATTCATCTGTAATAGGCCACGTAACTCCTCCACCAAGAGAGCCACGGGGCTGAGATAGAAATCTT
This sequence is a window from Panicum virgatum strain AP13 chromosome 7K, P.virgatum_v5, whole genome shotgun sequence. Protein-coding genes within it:
- the LOC120642571 gene encoding 60S ribosomal protein L23A-like; protein product: MAPKAAPVKKDAKTQALKVAKAVKSGAVKKKTKKIRTSVTFHRPKTLKKARDPKYPRVSAPGRNKLDQYQILKYPLTTESAMKKIEDNNTLVFIVDLKADKKKIKAAVKKMYDIQAKKVNTLIRPDGKKKAYVKLTPDYDALDVANKIGII